The Streptomyces cynarae genome contains a region encoding:
- a CDS encoding GNAT family N-acetyltransferase: MLTQTTTRVLEPSDLDAALAVLDRDPVANAFVTSRVHVAGLDPWRLGGEMWGWYEDGMLTSLCYAGANLVPICATPRAVRAFADRARRTGRRCSSIVGPAESTARLWRLLEPSWGPAREVRAHQPLMVTDRMPEGIAPDPHVRRIRKDEMETIMPACVAMFTEEVGVSPLAGDGGLLYQARVAELVGAGRSFARLDDSGRVVFKAEIGAATPLACQIQGVWVAPEYRGTGLAAPGMAAVLRYALTDVAPVVSLYVNDFNTPARRTYHRVGFQEVGAFMSVLF; encoded by the coding sequence GTGTTGACGCAGACGACCACCCGGGTCCTCGAACCGAGTGACCTGGACGCCGCACTCGCCGTCCTCGACCGCGACCCCGTCGCGAACGCCTTCGTGACGTCCCGCGTCCATGTCGCGGGCCTCGATCCCTGGCGCCTCGGCGGGGAGATGTGGGGCTGGTACGAGGACGGCATGCTGACCTCGCTGTGCTACGCCGGCGCCAACCTCGTCCCGATCTGCGCCACCCCGCGCGCGGTGCGGGCCTTCGCCGACCGCGCCCGGCGCACCGGCCGCCGCTGCTCCTCGATCGTCGGCCCCGCCGAGTCCACCGCCCGGTTGTGGCGGCTGCTGGAGCCCAGCTGGGGCCCCGCCCGCGAGGTCCGAGCCCACCAGCCGCTCATGGTCACCGACCGCATGCCCGAGGGCATCGCCCCCGATCCGCACGTCCGCCGCATCCGCAAGGACGAGATGGAGACGATCATGCCGGCGTGCGTGGCGATGTTCACCGAGGAGGTCGGCGTCTCACCGCTGGCGGGCGACGGAGGGCTGCTCTACCAGGCACGGGTCGCCGAACTCGTCGGCGCCGGCCGCTCCTTCGCCCGCCTCGACGACAGCGGCAGGGTCGTCTTCAAGGCGGAGATCGGCGCCGCGACCCCACTGGCCTGCCAGATCCAGGGGGTGTGGGTGGCCCCCGAGTACCGGGGGACGGGCCTGGCCGCACCGGGTATGGCGGCGGTGCTGCGCTACGCGCTGACCGATGTGGCCCCGGTGGTGAGCCTGTACGTCAACGACTTCAACACCCCCGCGCGGCGGACGTACCACAGGGTGGGATTCCAGGAGGTCGGGGCGTTCATGAGCGTCCTGTTCTGA
- a CDS encoding GNAT family N-acetyltransferase has translation MPRTVDDVVIGPLDLSARVDEALAVQALAFGLGADEVAVRRQIVLRHMTYPAARAFGATTADGRLVGFVYGMPNDRAHWWSTVVEPYLRAQGHDDWLDDSFVITELHVHPRYQNRGIGRALITTITDGATEPRSILSAIDTDSPARGLYHSLGYVDLARQVLFPSAPKPYAVMGAPLPLRRR, from the coding sequence ATGCCTCGTACCGTCGACGACGTCGTGATCGGCCCCCTGGACCTGTCCGCCCGTGTCGACGAGGCGCTCGCCGTCCAGGCCCTCGCGTTCGGGCTGGGCGCCGACGAGGTCGCCGTACGCCGCCAGATCGTGCTGCGGCACATGACCTACCCGGCAGCCCGCGCGTTCGGCGCCACCACCGCGGACGGACGGCTCGTCGGGTTCGTGTACGGCATGCCCAACGACCGTGCGCACTGGTGGTCCACCGTCGTCGAACCGTATCTGCGCGCCCAGGGCCACGACGACTGGCTCGACGACTCGTTCGTGATCACCGAGCTGCACGTCCACCCCCGGTACCAGAACCGCGGCATCGGCCGCGCCCTGATCACCACCATCACGGACGGCGCCACCGAACCCCGCTCGATCCTCTCCGCGATCGACACCGACAGCCCGGCCCGCGGCCTGTACCACTCGCTGGGCTATGTGGATCTCGCGCGGCAGGTCCTCTTCCCCAGCGCGCCGAAACCGTACGCGGTGATGGGCGCCCCGCTGCCCCTGCGACGCCGTTAA
- a CDS encoding proline--tRNA ligase: MANAPVQRMSQLMAKTLRDDPADAEVLSHKLLVRAGYVRRTAAGVWTWLPLGKKVLANVERIVREEMDAIGAQEVLLPALLPREPYDATGRWDEYGAELFRLKDRKGGDYLLGPTHEEIFTLLVKDQASSYKDLPVILYQIQTKFRDEARPRAGILRGREFLMKDSYSFDLEDEGLARSYALHRQAYQRVFERLGLDYRIVAATAGAMGGSKSEEFLAPAGAGEDTFADCPNCDFAANTEAITYALQPVDASGVPAAEEIPTPDTPTIETLAAFLGVPASATLKNLLVKVDGEIVAVGVPGDREVDMGKVEAHFAPAVVEMVTEADFAGRPDLVRGYVGPQGLEKVRYIADPRVAPGTAWITGANKEQTHARNVVAGRDFEVDEYVDVVVVQEGDPCPKCGTALKLDRAIEIGHIFQLGRKYADALKLDVLGQNGKPVRVTMGSYGIGVSRAVAALAEQTADEQGLCWPKEVAPADVHVVAAGKALQTELALDVSEKLSAAGVRVLVDDRAGVSPGVKFTDAELIGVPQILVAGRRAGEGVVELKDRRTGEREELTVDEAIARLTA; this comes from the coding sequence ATGGCCAACGCACCGGTCCAGCGCATGTCCCAGTTGATGGCGAAGACGCTGCGCGACGACCCGGCCGACGCCGAGGTCCTCAGCCACAAGCTGCTGGTCCGCGCGGGCTACGTCCGCCGCACGGCCGCCGGTGTGTGGACCTGGCTGCCGCTCGGCAAGAAGGTCCTCGCCAACGTGGAGCGGATCGTCCGCGAGGAGATGGACGCCATCGGCGCCCAGGAGGTGCTGCTGCCCGCCCTGCTGCCCCGCGAGCCCTATGACGCGACCGGCCGCTGGGACGAGTACGGCGCCGAGCTGTTCCGCCTGAAGGACCGCAAGGGCGGCGACTACCTGCTCGGTCCCACCCACGAGGAGATCTTCACCCTGCTGGTGAAGGACCAGGCGTCCTCGTACAAGGACCTGCCGGTGATCCTCTACCAGATCCAGACCAAGTTCCGTGACGAGGCCCGGCCCCGCGCGGGCATCCTGCGCGGCCGTGAGTTCCTGATGAAGGACTCGTACTCCTTCGATCTGGAGGACGAGGGCCTCGCCCGGTCCTACGCCCTGCACCGCCAGGCCTACCAGCGCGTCTTCGAGCGCCTCGGCCTCGACTACCGGATCGTCGCCGCGACCGCGGGCGCCATGGGCGGTTCCAAGTCCGAGGAGTTCCTCGCCCCCGCCGGCGCCGGCGAGGACACCTTCGCGGACTGCCCGAACTGCGACTTCGCCGCCAACACCGAGGCGATCACCTACGCGCTCCAGCCGGTCGACGCCTCCGGCGTCCCGGCCGCCGAGGAGATCCCCACCCCCGACACCCCCACCATCGAGACCCTCGCCGCCTTCCTCGGCGTCCCGGCCTCGGCCACCCTGAAGAACCTCCTCGTCAAGGTCGACGGCGAGATCGTCGCCGTCGGCGTCCCCGGCGACCGCGAGGTCGACATGGGCAAGGTCGAGGCGCACTTCGCCCCGGCCGTCGTCGAGATGGTCACCGAGGCCGACTTCGCGGGCCGGCCCGACCTCGTCCGCGGCTACGTCGGTCCGCAGGGCCTGGAGAAGGTCCGCTACATCGCCGACCCGCGCGTGGCTCCGGGCACCGCGTGGATCACGGGCGCCAACAAGGAGCAGACCCACGCCCGGAACGTGGTCGCCGGCCGCGACTTCGAGGTCGACGAGTACGTGGACGTCGTGGTGGTGCAGGAGGGCGACCCCTGCCCGAAGTGCGGCACCGCGCTCAAGCTGGACCGCGCCATCGAGATCGGCCACATCTTCCAGCTCGGCCGCAAGTACGCCGACGCCCTCAAGCTCGACGTCCTCGGCCAGAACGGCAAGCCGGTCCGCGTCACCATGGGCTCCTACGGCATCGGCGTCTCCCGCGCGGTCGCCGCGCTCGCCGAGCAGACCGCCGACGAGCAGGGCCTGTGCTGGCCCAAGGAGGTCGCCCCGGCCGACGTGCACGTGGTGGCCGCCGGCAAGGCCCTGCAGACCGAGCTGGCGCTCGACGTCTCCGAGAAGCTGTCGGCGGCCGGTGTCCGCGTGCTGGTGGACGACCGGGCCGGCGTCTCGCCGGGCGTGAAGTTCACCGACGCCGAACTGATCGGCGTGCCGCAGATCCTGGTGGCGGGGCGTCGCGCCGGCGAGGGCGTCGTCGAGCTCAAGGACCGCCGGACGGGCGAGCGCGAGGAGCTCACGGTGGACGAGGCGATCGCCCGCCTCACCGCCTGA
- a CDS encoding ABC transporter ATP-binding protein — protein sequence MPAPYSSGLRPPAVEARGLRVVRGGREVLRGLSFTVPRGTVTGLLGPSGCGKTTLIRSIVGTQITASGTVTVLGEPAGSRRLRGRVGYATQTPALYPDLTVAENLRYFAALLHAEPDVERVIAATDLERQRDQAVGSLSGGQRMRTGIAAALLGGPPLLVLDEPTVGLDPVLRNQLWQLFRTLAADGTTLLVSSHVMEEAGRCGRLLLMRDGLLLADDTPDALRDRTGTVDLEQAFLRLVEDVAPRETRHHGTQPHEDEETGP from the coding sequence GTGCCGGCGCCGTACAGCAGTGGCCTGCGGCCACCGGCGGTCGAGGCCCGTGGGCTGCGGGTCGTCCGTGGCGGCCGGGAGGTGCTCCGCGGCCTCTCGTTCACCGTGCCCCGAGGCACGGTCACCGGCCTGCTGGGCCCTTCCGGCTGCGGCAAGACCACACTCATCCGCAGCATCGTCGGCACCCAGATCACCGCGTCCGGTACGGTCACCGTCCTGGGTGAGCCGGCCGGATCCCGGCGGCTGCGCGGACGCGTCGGCTACGCCACCCAGACCCCGGCCCTCTACCCCGACCTCACGGTCGCTGAGAACCTGCGCTACTTCGCCGCGTTGCTGCATGCCGAACCGGACGTCGAACGCGTCATCGCCGCCACCGACCTGGAGCGGCAGCGCGACCAGGCGGTCGGCTCCCTCTCGGGCGGCCAGCGGATGCGTACCGGCATAGCCGCCGCTCTGCTCGGCGGCCCGCCGCTGCTGGTTCTCGACGAGCCCACCGTCGGCCTCGACCCCGTTTTGCGCAACCAGCTCTGGCAGCTCTTCCGCACCCTGGCGGCGGACGGCACCACGCTGCTGGTGTCCAGCCACGTCATGGAAGAGGCCGGGCGTTGCGGACGGCTGCTGCTGATGCGCGACGGCCTGCTCCTCGCCGACGACACCCCCGACGCGCTGCGCGACCGCACCGGCACCGTCGACCTGGAGCAGGCGTTCCTCCGCCTGGTAGAAGACGTCGCGCCTCGCGAGACCCGGCACCACGGGACCCAGCCCCACGAGGACGAGGAGACCGGGCCGTGA
- a CDS encoding ABC transporter permease, whose product MTSASRATTRRILRQLRHDPRTVALLLLVPVLLVVLLRYMFDSAAAFDRVAPALLGIFPFIVMFLVTSVTTLRERTSGTLERLMTMPLSKLDLLTGYACAFGLLAVVQALAVTGVSLRPLGLTVSGSTAVLLTVAVLDALLGTALGLFVSAFARTEFQAVQFMPAVVFPQLLLCGLFVPRAHMAQPLRWASDILPLSYAVDALDRAAAGTTGTADLVRDLTVIAGSALAALALAAATLRRRTP is encoded by the coding sequence ATGACCTCGGCGAGCCGCGCCACCACGCGCCGCATCCTGCGCCAGCTGCGTCACGACCCGCGCACGGTGGCCCTGCTGCTGCTCGTCCCGGTCCTGCTCGTGGTCCTGCTGCGCTACATGTTCGACTCGGCGGCCGCCTTCGACCGGGTCGCCCCCGCGTTGCTCGGCATCTTCCCGTTCATCGTCATGTTCCTCGTCACCTCGGTGACGACCCTGCGCGAGCGCACCTCGGGGACGCTGGAGCGGCTGATGACCATGCCGCTGAGCAAGCTGGACCTGCTGACCGGTTACGCCTGCGCCTTCGGTCTGCTCGCGGTGGTCCAGGCGCTGGCGGTCACCGGGGTGAGCCTGCGGCCGCTGGGGCTGACGGTGTCCGGGTCGACGGCCGTGTTGCTGACGGTCGCGGTGCTGGACGCCCTGCTCGGCACGGCGCTGGGGCTGTTCGTCTCGGCCTTCGCCCGGACGGAGTTCCAGGCCGTGCAGTTCATGCCTGCTGTGGTCTTCCCGCAGCTGCTGCTGTGCGGGCTGTTCGTCCCCCGGGCGCACATGGCGCAGCCGCTCCGCTGGGCCTCGGACATCCTCCCGCTCTCCTACGCCGTCGACGCCCTGGACCGGGCCGCCGCGGGCACCACCGGCACGGCCGACCTCGTCCGGGACCTCACGGTGATCGCCGGTTCCGCCCTGGCCGCCCTGGCGCTCGCGGCCGCCACCCTTCGTCGGCGCACCCCCTGA
- a CDS encoding DUF5808 domain-containing protein, translating to MRRRTLSTLVVLAAGAATAAAVAQQLRRPASARTWTGRVAGLPYDFRRPTLGKVVREYWDPDSDAFLTPHAFGVGYGINLARIGRGLPKAVRRRPHPQR from the coding sequence ATGAGGAGAAGAACGCTGAGCACCCTGGTCGTCCTCGCGGCAGGCGCGGCCACCGCCGCTGCCGTTGCGCAGCAGTTGCGCAGGCCGGCGTCGGCGCGCACCTGGACCGGCCGCGTCGCCGGGCTGCCGTACGACTTCCGCAGGCCCACTCTGGGCAAGGTCGTCCGCGAGTACTGGGACCCCGACAGCGACGCGTTCCTCACGCCGCACGCCTTCGGCGTCGGTTACGGGATCAATCTGGCCCGGATCGGCCGAGGACTGCCGAAGGCCGTGCGCCGTCGGCCCCACCCGCAGAGGTGA
- a CDS encoding aminoglycoside phosphotransferase family protein, which translates to MAFEPPQRLVRALGETQRDGGADWLGRLPELIRQAVGLRELTVERVQAPGGRSSLVLLVRQADGTPAVLKLVPPWARPGSERAALGRWEGFGAVRLLDVDAPDTSDAGEGVLLLERLHPEMSVRSLPEAKALLEAAGTLRRLWVEPPAAHSFETVAARTGRQAEAMRRSAETDPEAAPLVEAALAAREQLLAAPPEERLLHGTFRQSKILAGERMPWLAVGPDPVVGECAFDLARLVRDRVEDLIAAPSGAAITRRRVKRLAESLDLDQERLRGWTLFRAVESGVRARRVGRPGDAELLLEFATWL; encoded by the coding sequence ATGGCTTTCGAACCGCCGCAGCGCCTGGTGAGGGCGCTCGGCGAGACGCAGCGGGACGGTGGCGCCGACTGGCTGGGCCGGCTCCCGGAGCTGATCCGGCAGGCCGTCGGTCTACGCGAGTTGACCGTGGAGCGGGTGCAGGCGCCGGGCGGCCGCAGCAGCCTGGTGCTGCTGGTGCGGCAGGCCGACGGGACTCCCGCCGTGCTGAAGCTGGTACCGCCCTGGGCCCGCCCGGGCAGCGAGCGTGCCGCGCTCGGGCGGTGGGAGGGCTTCGGGGCCGTACGGCTCCTGGACGTGGACGCCCCGGACACCTCGGACGCCGGGGAGGGCGTGCTGCTGCTGGAGCGCCTGCACCCGGAGATGTCCGTGCGGTCGCTGCCGGAGGCGAAGGCCCTGCTGGAGGCGGCCGGCACGCTGCGGCGGCTGTGGGTCGAGCCGCCCGCCGCCCACTCCTTCGAGACGGTGGCCGCACGCACGGGACGACAGGCCGAGGCGATGCGCAGGAGCGCGGAGACGGACCCGGAGGCCGCGCCGCTGGTCGAGGCTGCGCTGGCCGCCCGTGAGCAGCTGCTCGCCGCCCCGCCCGAGGAGCGGCTGCTGCACGGCACCTTCCGGCAGAGCAAGATCCTCGCCGGGGAGCGGATGCCGTGGCTCGCGGTGGGTCCGGACCCGGTGGTCGGCGAGTGCGCCTTCGACCTGGCGAGGCTGGTGCGCGACCGTGTGGAGGACCTGATCGCGGCGCCCTCCGGAGCGGCGATCACCCGCCGCCGGGTGAAACGGCTCGCGGAGTCCCTGGACCTGGACCAGGAGCGGCTGCGCGGCTGGACGCTGTTCCGGGCGGTGGAGTCGGGGGTACGGGCGCGCCGGGTGGGCCGCCCGGGGGACGCTGAGCTGTTGCTGGAGTTCGCGACCTGGCTCTAG
- a CDS encoding ferritin-like domain-containing protein has translation MSTSSTGTPTPVSDELTALRAALRAEHAAVYGYGVVGGRIEQARRAEALAAYDAHRARRDELARAVRDLGGTPDAAAAGYALPFPVPDSAAAVRLAAELEERVAGVYSDLVRASTGARRGFAAGALREAAVRAVRWSGESVAFPGLAERAAATPTPSATPRT, from the coding sequence GTGAGCACGAGCAGCACCGGCACTCCGACGCCCGTGAGCGACGAGCTGACGGCTCTGCGCGCCGCCCTGCGCGCCGAACACGCCGCCGTGTACGGCTACGGCGTCGTCGGCGGCCGCATCGAGCAGGCGCGGCGGGCGGAGGCGCTGGCCGCCTACGACGCCCACCGCGCCCGGCGGGACGAACTGGCCCGGGCGGTACGGGACCTGGGCGGCACGCCGGACGCCGCCGCGGCCGGGTACGCGCTGCCGTTCCCGGTGCCCGACTCCGCCGCCGCCGTGCGGCTGGCCGCCGAGCTGGAGGAGCGGGTGGCCGGGGTGTACTCGGATCTCGTGCGGGCCTCGACGGGTGCGCGGCGCGGCTTCGCCGCCGGGGCTCTGCGGGAAGCCGCGGTGCGGGCGGTGCGCTGGAGCGGCGAGAGCGTAGCCTTCCCTGGTCTCGCCGAGCGGGCGGCGGCCACCCCCACCCCGTCGGCGACACCGCGAACCTGA
- the rimP gene encoding ribosome maturation factor RimP, with protein MSTTQSERLRELLEPLVTSQGLDLEEIAVDAVGRKRVLRVVVDSDTGADLDQIADVSRALSAKLDETDAMGEGEYTLEVGTPGAERLLQEHRHYVRALGRLVRFQLAEGGELVARIQQVDDDGVDLEVPGVKGRKATPRRLAFPDIARARVQVEFSRKDTKDMKEEEEA; from the coding sequence ATGAGCACCACCCAGAGCGAGAGGCTGCGAGAACTTCTGGAACCGCTCGTCACATCCCAGGGGCTCGATCTCGAGGAGATCGCGGTGGACGCCGTCGGGCGCAAGCGTGTGCTGCGCGTCGTCGTCGACTCCGACACCGGTGCCGACCTGGACCAGATCGCCGATGTGAGCCGCGCGCTCTCGGCGAAGCTCGACGAGACGGACGCGATGGGCGAGGGCGAATACACCCTCGAGGTCGGAACCCCGGGCGCGGAGCGCCTCCTCCAGGAACACCGGCACTACGTACGGGCCCTGGGCCGGCTGGTGAGGTTCCAGTTGGCGGAGGGCGGAGAACTGGTCGCCAGGATTCAGCAGGTCGACGACGACGGTGTCGACCTCGAGGTGCCCGGTGTGAAGGGCCGCAAGGCCACCCCCCGCAGACTCGCCTTCCCGGACATCGCCAGGGCGCGGGTCCAGGTGGAGTTCAGCCGCAAGGACACGAAGGACATGAAGGAAGAGGAGGAGGCGTAG
- the nusA gene encoding transcription termination factor NusA: MDIDMSALRGLVREKEISFDLLVEAIESALLIAYHRTEGSRRHARVELDRETGHVTVWAKEDPEDLQEGQEPREFDDTPSGFGRIAATTAKQVILQRLRDAEDDATLGEYAGREGDIVTGVVQQGRDPKNVLVDIGKLEAILPVQEQAPGETYEHGKRIRSYVVRVAKGVRGPSVTLSRTHPNLVKKLFALEVPEIADGSVEIAAIAREAGHRTKIAVRSTRSGLNAKGACIGPMGGRVRNVMGELNGEKIDIVDWSDDPAEMVANALSPARVTKVEVVDLAARSARVTVPDYQLSLAIGKEGQNARLAARLTGWRIDIRPDTEQPAERPA; encoded by the coding sequence GTGGACATCGACATGAGTGCCCTGCGGGGCTTGGTACGGGAGAAGGAGATCTCCTTCGACCTGCTGGTCGAGGCGATCGAGTCGGCCCTCCTCATCGCCTACCACCGCACCGAGGGAAGCCGCCGCCACGCGCGCGTCGAGCTCGACCGGGAGACCGGCCATGTGACCGTGTGGGCGAAGGAGGATCCCGAGGATCTTCAGGAGGGGCAGGAGCCGCGCGAGTTCGACGACACCCCGTCGGGCTTCGGCCGCATCGCCGCCACCACCGCCAAGCAGGTCATCCTGCAGCGTCTGCGCGACGCCGAGGACGACGCGACGCTCGGCGAGTACGCGGGCCGCGAGGGCGACATCGTCACCGGAGTGGTCCAGCAGGGCCGCGACCCGAAGAACGTGCTCGTCGACATCGGCAAGCTCGAGGCCATCCTGCCGGTACAGGAGCAGGCGCCGGGGGAGACGTACGAACACGGCAAGCGCATCCGCTCGTACGTCGTCCGGGTGGCGAAGGGCGTACGCGGTCCGTCCGTCACTCTTTCGCGCACCCACCCCAATCTGGTGAAGAAGCTGTTCGCGCTCGAGGTGCCGGAGATCGCCGACGGCTCCGTGGAGATCGCCGCGATCGCCCGTGAGGCCGGTCACCGTACGAAGATCGCCGTCAGGTCCACCCGTTCGGGTCTGAACGCCAAGGGCGCCTGCATCGGCCCCATGGGCGGCCGTGTGCGCAACGTCATGGGCGAGCTGAACGGTGAGAAGATCGACATCGTCGACTGGTCCGACGACCCGGCCGAGATGGTGGCGAACGCCCTGTCCCCGGCCCGTGTCACCAAGGTGGAGGTCGTGGACCTCGCGGCCCGCTCCGCGCGCGTGACGGTCCCCGACTACCAGCTGTCGCTGGCGATCGGCAAGGAGGGGCAGAACGCCCGTCTGGCGGCCCGGCTGACCGGCTGGCGGATCGACATCCGCCCCGACACCGAACAGCCCGCCGAGAGGCCGGCCTGA
- a CDS encoding YlxR family protein, whose protein sequence is MSGRTHAGACPERTCVGCRERAAKIELLRTVAVEDACVPDPRGTLPGRGAYVHPALSCFDLAVRRRAFPRALRVPGPLDTKALRQYVEQEDSCQQHPAGQATP, encoded by the coding sequence GTGTCTGGCCGGACGCACGCCGGAGCATGCCCTGAACGCACCTGTGTGGGGTGCCGGGAGCGAGCGGCCAAGATCGAACTGCTGCGCACCGTGGCGGTCGAGGACGCCTGCGTCCCCGATCCTCGCGGTACGCTGCCCGGCCGGGGTGCGTACGTGCACCCCGCACTGTCCTGTTTCGACCTGGCGGTCCGCCGCCGGGCGTTCCCACGGGCGCTCCGCGTCCCGGGTCCGCTCGACACAAAAGCGTTGCGCCAGTACGTCGAGCAGGAAGACAGTTGTCAGCAGCACCCAGCTGGGCAGGCAACACCGTAA